The sequence GTTTTACAGGGACTATGGATTTTATTCAATTGTAGGTTGTCTCACATATCTGCTAGTTTAATCATATTTGGATTTACCTAGATTTTTTTTCCTGTATTTCCTGCTTCCTAATTGTTGATGTTCATTTAGGtgttttattatttcttttttctaAATCATGTGCTTTTTTGTGATGATATATCTAAATACTTCCTGTACAAAAAAGTCAAAAAGTTTTCAAGGCAGTCTTCTTTTCCTTGCTGACCTCGATTCTGATTTTGATGTAATTGAATTGCTTTCATTTGTGTTTTAATCATGTTCCATTTTTGTGAGTCTCATTAATGTGTGCAAATGTTTTCTGTGAAAACTAAAAGCTGCTTGTGGAGTGTTGTTCTAATTGGTTTTGCTTTTTTGGATTACTTCTGACAGGTGAAACTTTGGTTATGAGCTCACTGAGCAGTGCAGATCTGAAACCTGAAATATCTGAGTGGAAAACTTCACTGTCAAGCCACTTCAGGATTAAATTGTTGAAGCAATGAAGCTAAGGAGTTAAAGGTGAACAATGAAACTTTTCAACTGGTAAAAtagtgctctttctttaagataataAGTTCAAAACTATGATTATATCTTTGATTGGACTACAAAGAAGTTTGCAAGTCCCCCACCATCATAACATTTTCCATCTATGTTCAGCACGGTGTAACTTTTAGGCTTTTTGCTAGTTTTCTGGACAACAATACTGATGCTTATTGTTGTGGGTGTCACAAGCAAAAGAAGTTTCTACTGACATTGTAACTGGAATTTCGTGCCCAACATTCTTATAAATATTCTAGATTCAGTCCTTGATGATATAGAATTTTCTTACTATTCACATTTTGGTAGCTTCTTGTACCTGTAGCAAGTGTGAATCTCTGAAGTTCTGTTGAACCATATGTCCTTATGAAGATGGTTTTATCAGGCAATCATTTTCTCAGTGGTAAGTTTTAGGGGATAAAAAATACGTgatattacttgatattttctcacttaacCAGGTGAATCTGGTATCTCTTGTTTATGAAGTGTCATGCAATCTTGAATCCGTTAGGGGGAAGCCTCCAAGTCACTCTTTGGTGTGAGTAATAACCTGCACACCCAACCATGTTCCCATCAGATGTGATATTATTTGAATTTTTTCTAATTTTCCACTATATTCCTTGACATCCTTGTGGGGACAAATCTATTTTTGGTAGATCTCATGAGAGACAGATGATGCTACAATGGCAGCTCCACCCTCTTGGATGCTCTCACTGAGATATATATATGAGTACTTCCCTGCTGGATCTACTAATATCTACATCTGCTGTTCTAGGTGAGCTGAGTACCATTATTGTTGCTACTTTGCGTTGGCTTTGTCTGTGAAATGCTTGGGATTTTCCATTCACGGAGTCGGTATTGTAGTATCAAACAGCTATGATGTGAAATGCTTGGGATTTTCCATTCACGGAGTCAGTATTGTAGTATCAAACAGCTATGATATAATTAACAGCTATGATTATTACATCAGCACCTGTGTTAGGACAAATAAGTTGCACGAATAATGCATATCTGTTGCTAATATTAGAAGTAGACTTGTAAaaatctttttagttgtttgtttACATATCAGTTGCAAATAACCCAAGTATATCTTAAAATGcttcataataatttatataagatCAAGTGTAATAGTTTGACAAGGCAACTATTGAGTTTGTTTGCTTCACTAGACCTGACCTGACTTTGATTACTCCACCAGGCTCAAATCTTTTGCATGCCATAGAACTTTGGATACAATAGCTTAGATTGTCCTGTTCATAATCAATGAGTTAAGACTGGTATACATGAACTTGATGGGCATGCTATGaggaacttgaaagcatattgaaCCTACTTGGTCAAAGGCCCAAGAACCCAGTTATTGGGTTAGTAGGTCTATGGAATTGTCATTGTTATTGCATGGTAGCACTGATATGGTGCAATGGGTACCAGGTTAGATAGAAGATCATGTGTGGGTTTAACATCGAGAGGAAGGAACCGTCATTGCATGGTAGCACTGCTATGGTGCTACGAGTCCCATATTCCACCTTCTAGGAAATGATCTTACATTGTGTGTTGGTCTTGAGGAGGTCGGAAGTGGGGAAATGATGATGGTTGTGATTAACATGATTTCTATGATGCTTTAAAGATAGAAATAAACTGTTTTGTTATGTACCATGCTAGCTTTGTCTTTAATTATATGAACATAACTATTTTAGTGTATGgaatcattcaaagttggtttctATGTTGCTTGAGTTAGATTACTCTTGAATATTCAGCAGTGAGATGGAGCATCCAAATGAAGTGTCAACCTTTTCTTTAGATCAGGTGAGTCGAGCCACATGCACTGAGGCACCTTTGGTTTTCATGGTTCGGAAAACATGTCTTGCAAAATCTAGACCACTGCAGAGCATATAtggttttaaatatttaaatccttgTAAGATTTTGTTTACAATATCCATAAAGTTCttgcaaaattattttcttctgttTTCTTTTGATTGTTAAGTTTTTCTCCTGCAGGTGTTATGACGGCTCTGGCAATTGAGACGGAGTGTAAATACTTCTGAAAAGAGGTCGTCttctatcttcttcttcctctgaaaACAGGCAATTGGAGCGGTCGTCTGGATGGTAATCTAATTGTGTTCTTGAATACTTTGCAGCGCATTTCCAAAACCTTTTGAGGTTGATATCTGCCAGCAACAGTGAAAAGTTCTTGGGATGTACTTTGGAGTGAAACAGAGGAAAAGGCACATCGATTGGAGCACTCGCAACGGGGAAGAGCTCGTCGCAAGCAGAGGTGGAATTCTTTGCAATGGCAAGCAGAGATTCATGTGGAGAAGAATCAGACCCCTTTTCCCTTCCTCCTGCTAATTAATTTATCTGACTTGTGGGAACATCGATGGTGATTTCCATGATATGTTGTTGGATTCTAATATCATGAAACATGAAATGTCAAGCAAGCTATAGGAAAGTCGAACGACTCTCTCAtaacgataataataataattgttaaggaatacattaataggTAATCATAATTTCATATTTAATCATCATATGGAGTCCTCGATGAGAGAAAAAGGTTCCGGTTATTATCTATTCATAATTCCACAAAGATAGGTTAACTATATATAAAAGCTCATCTTTATTATGATGAGAGAGGGGTTTATTTGTTTTGATTACTCGTATTTGCACTCATGCATTTTGGGTTGCTAACTTGGGTGTCGAAGGAATTGGATCGAAAAACCTTTCTCGACTTCGGTTTTTATGCAAGTGGCACATCGAGAGTTTGATGTTTTCACTTTAAACAATCTTGCACATATGGGTTTGGATCACATCGAGTTGACCAGGAtgtcaatgatattttttctcaTCGTTTTAGCGCTAAAAGGAGGTCCTGATGTCGTAGGAACGTCCGCTCGTCAACCCTCTCAATAAACGCTCGAACAAGGAGGCTTTACTCTCGACCCATGTTATCTTCACTTTAGAAGGGCAACAATTATCATTTCCACACATTGATGTATCCACATCGGTACAAATGTCGATATGATACTGGCATATATTTAATGACCTGGGCCTGGCATATATTTAATGACCTGGGCCTCTCACCTCTAGGGGTGATCCCAAGCCACTTGCTTGTCTCTGTCACAGTGTTTTTGAATCTCACTCAGCAAGTACAGACACCAATGGCCATAATATAAGCTATCGTAACTCTTTTGCCCAAGTTAGCCGAATAGGCGATACTACCAATTCGGTTGCGATCATCGGCTCAATCGCTACCAGCACTAGCGCCCATCGAGGTTCCCCCACCCGATGTGATGCCACAACCCAGGAGCACCCAAGAACCATCGAGCCGAGGGTGCACTTTGCTTCCCAACCATGGAATTTAATGAACCACACCACCACTTAACCCTACTTGAACCCGAGACCCAATCGATAAATTCGATGGAGGATTCCTATGGATCCAACTATGACAAATGGACTGACACTTGAAAAAGATGCGATGAGAGTTTCAATAATCCAAAGGAGAAGTGTTGGTTGACCCCACCATTCACCTCGGGTCAATCGATTCACCGAAAAAATCTAGGAGGAATCAATTCCAACGAACTTCTACCTGTGATTGTTGGAGGCATTCAATGACAGTGCTGTCCCGATAAAGCACATCGTAGCTTTTCGTAACTAAATGTCATCGTATGACACTTCGAACGCTTTGATTTACGCACATTCCCAACCACGTTACGAGGTCTAGCACAAGAATGGTATACCCACCCGAAGTCGCTTTTCATTAGTTATTTTGTCTAACTCATGAGGGAGTTTGAACTTCACTTCCATGGGAATGTGCACTTGCGACCATCGACAACAACATTTCTTGAACTAAGGCAAGGGGAGGAGGAAACGCTTGCAGAATTCGTTGCTCGGTTCACTAATGAAATCTAAGGCATCGTGGATGCCCATTCATCACTCACAATGCACACATTCATGATGGAGCTCAAGTCCTCTCATCTCTTTTAGTCATTGGTGGAAAGGCTATTAGCGACGATATCGGAGGTATTTTAGAAGGCTAATCAATATATTATCATCAAGGCAATGGTCTCTGATAAGTATGAGAAGTCACGTAAGAGGCCAAAGTAGAAGCGACTATCAGCCACTCAGGCCCCGAGGTCACCAAGGCGAAGAAGGAACGAATGACCCAAGTTACCTCACCTAAGATGCAGAGATTAACCTATAGCTTTTCTTGACTCATTGTGTTGCAGGTCTCTTATGAAGAGAACGCCTAGACCGATACGTTTACTAAATTAGCATCAACCCAGGCCCTAAATGAGGGTTGCTCATTGGTCGAGACATTGTCGACCTAAACTATTGAGAAGCATCCCTTGGGGTTAGGTCATGATGATTATGCCCTAGTGTCAAGCTTTAGTCTACCATACTTTTTGGtactagttattattattattattattattattattattattattattattattattattattattattatataactcCAAAATAAGACCTTAACGTACCGAGATAGAGACTAGTCGGGTGAATAAGCCCGATGATGCAACAAGAACTAAATCGGGTAGGTAGACTCGACAACTCAATAAAAACCAACACCTCATAAAACAAGACAACGATCACCTCTAACTCTCAATGAGGCATTACTCAAGCTCTTCTAGTTGCCTTGTCAACTTAGCTCCTCGAGCCTCTACCTTAGTGAAAAGTACTATATCTACCCTTTTCCTCTTCAGCTCATCTATTTCCTCATTAAGATTATCGATCATGAGGGACTATTGATAAATAAGGGAGTCAATGTCCCATACATGATCGAGAAGGGTCATGATGTAATGATAATACTCTAAGTCAAAGACAAATTGGTACCCTAAAAAGTATAAAAGAAATTCATCATAGTGGGAGGAGTAAGATAAAATATACTCGAGGTGTGTGAGTTAGGAAAACTTAATTAGcgtaagaagaaatttgtcacaaCGGAAGACGCAAGATAAAATATGCCCAAGGCACATATCTTGATAAAACCCAACCCGTGTAAAAAGAAATTTGTCATGGCGAGAGGCACATGATGAAATGTGTTTGAGTTGTGTGTCAGAAAAACTTGACCCATGTAAAAAAGAAACCCTCCACGATGTAGACACATGGCAAAATGTGTCTTAGGCACGTGAGTTAGAAAAACCCGACCCACGTGCGGAGAAATCCACCATAACGAATGCATGGAGCAAAATGTGTTCGCGACATATGAGTTGGAAAAACTTGACACATGAGAGGAGAAATTCATCACGGCAAAGGAGTAGGGCAAAATGTGCCCGAGgcatgtgagttgggaaaacccgaCTTCTTGAGAAGAAATCCGTCATGGCAAAGGCGCATGACAAAATGTGTCCAAGATATGTTAATTGGAAAAACCCAACCGCGTAGGGAGAAATTTGCCATGACAAATGTGCAAGACAAAATATGCTCGAGGCACGTGAGTCGAGAAAATACGACTTATATGAGCAAAAATCTATCATAACAGAGATACAAGGTAAAATATATTCGATGCGCATGACTTAAAAAAATTTTCCTGTATGGTCAAGAGTCCAAGGCAGGTCCAGGGAAGGCAGTTCAAGTTTGTTCCCTCCTTGCACCGACATAAACAAGAGGCCGAGAGGGAACGGTTGAGGGTAGTTATAGGCTACCTCTTTATGAAATATTCTATATTTTTATGACTAGTTATAAAAGCTCATTTTCACTATGATGAGAGAGGAgcttatttttttttactatttacgtCTACACTTATACACCTCAAGTTACTAATTTAAGCATCGAATGAATCAGGTTGAAAATTTTCTCCTAACCTTGCTCTTCGGCATCTCGAGAGTTCAGTATTTCTACCTCAGAGGTATTTCACATAATCCTACGCATATAGATTATGACCGTATTGATCTGACcaagatatcaattatattttttttctcatcattATTGATGATGAGTATTTATGGCAATAGCGTTCCTCGTTACCGGTGACTAATTATTACAGACTCTTCCAATTATGTAAGTCATTTTAGCACATCAATTTTGTCACTCCCCAACCACATGAATATTAGGAAGGTGGCACCATTCACAACATATCCGACCattacataccaaaagacatccgATGATTCTACAATTTTGATACTGTTGAAATTTTTGATCCATCATCGTAAGATTTTGGATTCGAATTCTTCCTTCGTTactgattaaaaataaaaaaaaatactaatgaTATTTTTCACTCGAAATAATCTAAGTAAGAATGACCGATGAGATTCTCATCAAGACTATAACAAACGTGGCATACATTGTGGTCAACACACAGCACATCCATTTATAACCAAACAATTATATATGGTTAGAAAAGTCAAAGAACAATAATTGTGATATATGAATGACTTGTTTTCCTAAAAGGATGTGCTGTGTGTTGGAAATCTATTATTCCCGATTATTCAATCAATATTCCATTTAATTCCATATACGATCCCACAATATCACACattaaaaaagagaagaagaagatccaTAAAATAAGTTTGTTTGGTAAGTTAGGATAGGATATGCATTATGAGAGGCTCCATTAGATTCATTAACGTACGATCCCGTAATGTAGATGTGTTTTATACACGAATCCCTAATCGTGTCAACTTAGGAAACAATATGcattatgcatgcatgcatgcattcatgTGTTACCATTCCCGCTTACGCCCCTTTTAAGTTGGATGCTTCGCATCGGAATTGGAATTCCATTAGGATTTGCCCTCTTTGACTCCTCATTATTACTACTATTATCATTGTCGCTGTGATTAGAATTAGTATTACTACTGTGATTGGGAGCGAAGAGATCGAGAACATAAAGCTTTCTTGCACCTGCAAATAAGGGTGCAACTGAAGCGCCAACCGCCCACTGCAACCTTCTcgctctccctctctccctctaaTGGCCTCCTCCATCTTCAAGTACGTCTTCATGGACTTCTTCAAGCCCATGCTCCAACTCCTCTTGTTCGTCTTCCCGGCGTTCTACACCGCGGTCTTCTCTCTCCTCGTCTTCTTCGCCTTCGTCGTCTTCCTCGGCCGCAACCCTCAGCCCGCCACCTTCGTGTTCGACCCCCAAGTCATCGCCATCGCCGACCCGCGATCGGTTCCTGCCGACCACGCTAACGCCAGCGGCCTTCCCTTCCCCGCTCCTCCTCACGCGAACACCTCCCTCGGCGTGCGGAGAAAGGCAAGCCCGGAGAACGCTTCCGATCTTGCACCCGCCTCAGCGAACCACTCCGCCGAGGCCAAGAAAGGGAGGGGTGGGAGTCCGGAGAAGGGACAGAAGGCCTTGGAGAGCAGTAAAGATTTGGCGGCGACGTGCGATCTTTTCGATGGGAGGTGGGTGTTCGACGAATCGACGCCGAGGTACCCGCCGGGTTCGTGCCCCTTCATCGACAGTTCCTTCGACTGCTTCGGCAATGGCCGGCCGGATCAGAACTACACCAAACTCCGGTGGAAGCCTAAAGGCTGCTCGATTCCGAGGTCCGAAGTCCCATCCCTTTCTTGCTTTACGTTTCTTTTGTGTCTTCCGTTTCTTTCGATGCTGTTTTTTGGGGTGAAGTTTATAGATTGGAGATTTACTTTGTGCTTCTTTGTAACTACAAACATAAACATTTGACCtctaattcttcttcttcttcttcttcttcttcttcttcttcttgtatggATTATCTTAACAATCATGTAGGATCGATGTGAGAATAATATAGAAGATTGTCATTGGCAACTCTGTTTTCTTCTTATTGATAACCTCTTATTTATACTAtcatcttaaaaaataataataataataatatataattttattgagTACAATCATATCATAGCTAATGATAATTTAAGGATATTTAGGAGCattgtaaatattaaaaataattaaaattcatttattttatttcctTCTGTATGTCTCCAATTCACAGCTAATCgctttcatcctctctctctctctctctctctctctctctctctctctctctctgggtctCTGAGAGAGAGTAAACTGAGGGTTTGTAGTAGTAAATTCTACCCTTCCTAAGAAGACATTTGCTTCCTATATAGGCTCGAGGGGAAGAAGATGCTGAGAGCGTTGAGGGGGAAGAGACTGGTGTTCGTGGGCGACTCGCTGAACCGCAACATGTGGGAATCGCTTCTCTGCATCCTGAGGCACCCTCTGAAGAGGAAGCACCGCGTTTTCGAGGTGTCCGGGAGGAAGGAGTTCAGAACCGACAATTCGTTCGCTTTCCGATTCGAGGTACGCGGTGCTACACCTCCTTGAAGGATATCATCcatcttctcttctctcttttgTCGTTGGTGGTGGGTTTCGTTCATGCACCTCCTGCTCGCGAACCGCGCAGGACTACAACTGCTCGATCGAGTTCTTCCGGTCGCCGTTCCTGGTGCGGGAAAGCTCCAGGGTGGACTCGCAGGGGAAGAGCAGGGAAACGCTCCGGCTGGATTTGATCGAGGCGTCGTCGGATGCTTACAGGACCGCCGACATCCTCGTCTTCAACTCGGGCCACTGGTGGACGCACGAGAAGACCTCGAAAGGGTGCGAGGAACATGCGGCGGCATGGTCTCTTTCCGCTTTTTTGCTTCGGCCATCTTATGTGTTTCTTTGGGCAGGAGGAACTTCTACCAGGAAGGCGACCATGTCTATCCCCAGCTGAGCGCGGAAGACGCGTACCGGAAGGCGATGAGGACATGGGGAACCTGGGTCGACACCCAGGTCAACTCCAACCGCACTCGGGTCTTCTTCCGAGGTTACTCCTGGTCGCACTTCAGGTAAACCACGGGAGACGTGCGGCGATTAGCGACGCGCCGTCGATCGATCCAGGACCTGATGAGCCGCATGCATGCTCTTTTTGCAGCGGCGGGCAGTGGAACTCGGGTGGCAACTGCGACGGGGAGACGGAGCCCATCACGGAGGACAAGCACCTCGCCAAGTACCTGAAGCTGACGGGCATCCTGGAATCTGTGATCGGGGAGATGACGACGCCGGTTCTCTATCTCAACATCACGAGGATGACGGACTACCGCAAGGACGCCCACCCGTCGGTGTACCGCGTGCCCGCCGGCAAGAGGAAACCCGGAGAGTTCCAGGACTGCAGCCACTGGTGCCTCCCCGGAGTCCCCGATGCGTGGAACGAGCTCTTGTACGCGATGCTGTTGAGGGAGCTCAGTTGATCAGACTATTATTAGCAGCTAAACAGGACTGGGAGCACCCAAAGAAGGATGTGGAGAGTTAGTCGTACAGGAAGACATGATGGCAGCCAGTCCAGTATGCAAGTTTTAAGAA comes from Musa acuminata AAA Group cultivar baxijiao chromosome BXJ3-3, Cavendish_Baxijiao_AAA, whole genome shotgun sequence and encodes:
- the LOC135632567 gene encoding protein trichome birefringence-like 4; this translates as MASSIFKYVFMDFFKPMLQLLLFVFPAFYTAVFSLLVFFAFVVFLGRNPQPATFVFDPQVIAIADPRSVPADHANASGLPFPAPPHANTSLGVRRKASPENASDLAPASANHSAEAKKGRGGSPEKGQKALESSKDLAATCDLFDGRWVFDESTPRYPPGSCPFIDSSFDCFGNGRPDQNYTKLRWKPKGCSIPRLEGKKMLRALRGKRLVFVGDSLNRNMWESLLCILRHPLKRKHRVFEVSGRKEFRTDNSFAFRFEDYNCSIEFFRSPFLVRESSRVDSQGKSRETLRLDLIEASSDAYRTADILVFNSGHWWTHEKTSKGCEEHAAAWRNFYQEGDHVYPQLSAEDAYRKAMRTWGTWVDTQVNSNRTRVFFRGYSWSHFSGGQWNSGGNCDGETEPITEDKHLAKYLKLTGILESVIGEMTTPVLYLNITRMTDYRKDAHPSVYRVPAGKRKPGEFQDCSHWCLPGVPDAWNELLYAMLLRELS